One window of Catonella massiliensis genomic DNA carries:
- a CDS encoding adenine phosphoribosyltransferase, with the protein MKKIEDYIRTIPNFPEEGVMFRDISTVLSDKDGLRMAVDQMAAALGDEDFDIVIGPESRGFIFGVPIAYNMHKAFVPVRKKGKLPGETVSVEYDLEYGSAELEVHKDAIKPGDKVVIVDDLIATGGTTEAICKLIEKLGGKVAKIVFLIELEGLKGREKLKNYDMVSIVKYPGK; encoded by the coding sequence ATGAAAAAAATCGAAGACTACATTAGAACAATACCTAATTTCCCTGAAGAAGGGGTTATGTTTAGGGATATAAGCACAGTCCTGTCTGACAAGGACGGACTAAGGATGGCAGTTGACCAGATGGCAGCTGCACTCGGTGATGAAGACTTTGACATTGTTATCGGACCTGAGTCAAGAGGATTTATCTTTGGAGTACCTATAGCCTACAACATGCATAAGGCTTTCGTACCTGTAAGAAAAAAGGGTAAGCTGCCAGGAGAAACCGTATCTGTAGAGTATGACCTTGAATACGGATCAGCTGAGCTTGAAGTCCATAAAGATGCGATAAAGCCCGGAGATAAGGTTGTTATCGTTGATGATTTGATTGCAACCGGAGGAACTACAGAGGCCATATGTAAGCTTATTGAGAAGCTTGGCGGGAAGGTAGCTAAGATAGTTTTCCTTATAGAGCTTGAAGGTCTTAAAGGGAGAGAGAAGCTTAAGAACTATGACATGGTTTCTATAGTAAAGTATCCGGGAAAGTAG
- a CDS encoding undecaprenyl-diphosphate phosphatase, with the protein MSVIVEIIKAIIFGVVEGITEWLPVSSTGHMIILQDIMPLNVSEGFWKMFNVVIQLGAIMAVVLLFWNKLWPVKEVKGKKYLKMGTMKLWAKIVIACLPAAIVGIALDDFIDEHFYNPSMVAAALIVVGVIFILIEGRFAYMKKTTVTKLSDITYKEALIIGVFQLLAAIFPGTSRSGATIIGGLMLGLSRKVAAEFTFFLAIPVMFGASLLKTVKYLFAGGIAFTGLEVMILIIGIVTAFVVSIFVIGGLMNYIKKKNFMPFGWYRIALGIVVIIYQALR; encoded by the coding sequence ATGAGCGTTATTGTTGAAATAATAAAGGCTATTATATTTGGAGTAGTTGAAGGAATCACAGAATGGCTTCCGGTAAGCTCTACAGGGCACATGATAATCTTACAGGATATTATGCCCTTAAATGTATCTGAAGGCTTCTGGAAGATGTTTAATGTGGTTATTCAGCTGGGAGCCATTATGGCTGTAGTATTACTTTTCTGGAATAAACTATGGCCTGTTAAGGAAGTAAAGGGTAAAAAATACCTCAAAATGGGGACTATGAAATTGTGGGCGAAGATAGTTATTGCCTGCCTTCCCGCTGCTATAGTAGGTATTGCCCTCGATGACTTCATAGACGAACATTTCTACAATCCGAGTATGGTAGCAGCTGCACTTATAGTGGTGGGAGTTATCTTCATACTTATTGAAGGAAGATTTGCTTATATGAAGAAAACAACGGTAACTAAGCTGTCTGACATAACATATAAGGAAGCTCTCATAATAGGAGTGTTTCAGCTTTTGGCAGCTATATTCCCGGGGACATCAAGGTCCGGAGCTACCATAATAGGCGGGCTTATGTTGGGGCTCTCAAGAAAGGTAGCAGCTGAGTTTACATTTTTCCTTGCTATTCCTGTTATGTTTGGAGCGAGCCTCTTAAAGACTGTAAAGTATCTGTTTGCAGGGGGGATAGCATTCACCGGTCTTGAAGTCATGATACTTATAATTGGCATTGTTACAGCCTTTGTGGTTTCAATATTTGTAATAGGAGGATTGATGAACTATATCAAAAAGAAGAATTTCATGCCTTTTGGCTGGTATAGAATAGCTTTAGGTATAGTGGTAATAATCTACCAAGCTTTGCGCTAA
- a CDS encoding RelA/SpoT family protein, with translation MSSNESIKKKMMASEKELDSFAEFTPKEELFDKLVKTIYEYHPSTDISLIKKAYELADSCHEGQLRKSGEPYICHPLCVAIILAELELDKETIIAGILHDVIEDTACSPEEIKDIFGEEVLLLVDGVTKLTQLQYSKDKVDVQAENLRKMFLAMAKDIRVILIKLADRLHNMRTMEYQSPAKQIEKSRETMDIYSPIAQRLGISKIKVELDDLSLKYLHPDVYKDLDEKIREKALEKGEFIKSIEQEVAEHIKAAGIEATIGGRVKHYFSIYKKMVNQNKTLDQIYDVFAIRIIVDSLKDCYASLGVIHEMYVPIPGRFKDYIAMPKSNMYQSLHTTVIGPKGQPFEIQIRTYDMHRTAEYGIAAHWKYKEGSDGKNNKASEEAKYNWLRQILEWQKDMSDNKEFLSVIKDDLNLFSDSVYCFTPTGDVKNLPVGSTPIDFAYSIHSAVGNKMVGARANGRLVTIDYVIQNGDRIEIITSQNSKGPSLDWLKLVKSTQARSKINQWFKTELKEDNITRGKELMANYAKSHAYVLSDLLKPEFMQVCMQKYGFKDWESICAAVGRGGLKEGQIINKLVEEKKKKEISELTDDDILDKYEDQSVTPAKTSRSKGGIVVKGIHDVAVHFSKCCSPVPGDEIVGFVTRGRGISIHRTDCINVMNLLEEDRKRLIEAEWSPEATSQTDKLYTTEIKVYANNRSGLLIEVSRVFTEAGIDITSVSARTNKQGIATLDLMFEIKGRNHLNSLTSKLRSLDGVIDIERTAG, from the coding sequence ATGTCTTCCAATGAGAGTATTAAGAAAAAAATGATGGCTTCTGAAAAGGAGCTTGATTCGTTTGCGGAATTTACGCCTAAGGAAGAACTTTTTGATAAGTTAGTTAAGACCATATACGAATATCATCCTTCAACAGATATCAGCCTTATTAAAAAAGCCTATGAACTTGCCGACAGCTGTCACGAGGGACAGCTTAGAAAGTCCGGAGAGCCTTATATCTGCCATCCTCTATGCGTAGCTATCATACTTGCAGAGCTTGAGCTTGACAAAGAAACCATCATAGCAGGAATATTACACGATGTCATTGAAGACACGGCCTGTTCTCCTGAAGAAATAAAGGATATTTTTGGAGAAGAAGTTCTTCTTCTGGTTGACGGAGTTACCAAGTTAACTCAATTACAGTATTCAAAAGATAAGGTAGATGTTCAGGCTGAGAACCTTCGTAAGATGTTCCTTGCTATGGCAAAGGACATAAGGGTCATCCTTATTAAGCTTGCTGATAGACTTCACAATATGCGTACTATGGAGTATCAGTCTCCTGCAAAGCAGATAGAAAAGTCCAGGGAGACTATGGACATATATTCTCCTATTGCACAAAGACTTGGTATCAGCAAGATTAAAGTTGAACTGGATGACTTATCCTTGAAATACCTTCATCCTGATGTATACAAGGATTTGGATGAAAAAATCAGAGAAAAAGCCCTTGAAAAAGGTGAATTTATAAAGTCTATAGAACAGGAAGTGGCTGAGCACATTAAGGCAGCAGGAATAGAAGCTACTATCGGAGGCAGGGTTAAGCATTATTTCAGCATTTACAAGAAAATGGTAAATCAGAATAAAACCCTTGACCAGATTTATGATGTATTTGCAATCAGAATAATAGTGGACAGCCTCAAGGACTGTTATGCCTCCCTCGGTGTAATACACGAGATGTATGTGCCTATTCCAGGCAGGTTTAAGGACTATATAGCTATGCCTAAGTCCAACATGTATCAGTCCTTGCATACTACCGTAATAGGGCCTAAGGGGCAGCCTTTTGAGATTCAGATTCGTACCTACGACATGCATAGAACGGCTGAATATGGTATTGCAGCCCATTGGAAATACAAGGAAGGCAGTGACGGTAAGAACAATAAGGCCAGCGAGGAAGCAAAGTATAACTGGCTTAGACAGATACTTGAATGGCAGAAGGACATGTCTGATAATAAGGAGTTCTTAAGCGTCATTAAAGATGACCTAAACCTCTTCTCGGATAGTGTATACTGCTTTACTCCTACAGGAGATGTGAAGAATCTGCCTGTTGGTTCTACACCTATAGACTTTGCTTACAGCATCCATTCAGCTGTAGGTAATAAGATGGTTGGTGCAAGGGCAAACGGCAGACTTGTGACCATTGACTATGTTATCCAAAACGGCGACAGAATTGAGATTATAACCAGCCAGAATTCAAAAGGTCCCAGCCTTGACTGGCTTAAGCTGGTAAAGAGTACTCAGGCACGGTCTAAGATAAATCAGTGGTTTAAGACAGAGCTTAAGGAAGACAACATAACCCGCGGTAAAGAGCTTATGGCTAACTACGCTAAGTCTCATGCCTATGTACTAAGTGACCTCTTAAAGCCTGAATTTATGCAGGTTTGTATGCAGAAGTATGGCTTTAAGGACTGGGAGTCTATATGTGCCGCTGTTGGGCGTGGAGGCCTAAAAGAAGGGCAGATTATCAACAAGTTAGTAGAAGAAAAGAAGAAAAAAGAAATATCTGAACTAACGGATGATGATATTCTTGATAAATATGAAGACCAGTCCGTTACTCCGGCAAAGACCAGCCGTTCTAAGGGCGGAATAGTAGTAAAGGGCATACATGACGTGGCTGTTCATTTTTCAAAATGCTGCTCTCCGGTACCGGGTGATGAAATTGTCGGCTTTGTGACCAGAGGAAGGGGAATTTCCATACATAGAACTGACTGTATCAATGTGATGAATCTTCTGGAGGAGGACAGGAAGAGGCTTATTGAGGCTGAATGGTCGCCTGAGGCCACTTCTCAGACAGATAAGCTCTACACTACTGAAATAAAGGTGTATGCAAACAACAGAAGTGGACTTCTTATTGAGGTGTCAAGAGTGTTTACAGAGGCCGGCATCGATATAACTTCGGTTTCTGCGAGAACCAATAAGCAGGGAATAGCTACTCTTGATTTGATGTTTGAGATAAAAGGAAGAAACCATCTAAACAGTCTTACCTCAAAGCTTAGAAGCCTTGACGGAGTAATCGATATAGAGAGGACAGCAGGCTGA
- a CDS encoding MBL fold metallo-hydrolase, giving the protein MKIEVEKLVLGMVSTNVYLVFYNGNCLIIDPSDEAERIIDCIEERKAKPLAILFTHGHFDHIMAAPALVKKYGIKIYAGEADRQLLEDSNLNLSRRFLGEDFTLEADEYVKGGDELRFEDLKFKVLYTPGHTVGSISFYTEDLADNEAFKKAAFTGDTLFAGSVGRVDLPTGNEDTMKRTLNEVIKKLPPDTAVFPGHGAATTIEREIMHNPYLR; this is encoded by the coding sequence ATGAAGATAGAAGTTGAAAAGCTGGTGCTTGGAATGGTAAGCACAAATGTATATTTAGTATTTTACAATGGAAACTGCCTCATTATAGATCCATCTGATGAGGCAGAGAGGATAATAGACTGCATTGAGGAGAGGAAGGCAAAGCCACTTGCTATCCTTTTTACTCACGGCCATTTTGACCATATTATGGCTGCGCCTGCCCTTGTTAAGAAGTATGGCATCAAAATCTATGCAGGAGAGGCTGACAGGCAGCTCTTAGAGGATTCTAATCTTAATCTCTCGAGAAGATTCTTAGGAGAGGATTTTACATTAGAGGCTGACGAGTATGTAAAAGGTGGCGATGAGCTTCGGTTTGAAGACCTTAAGTTTAAGGTCCTGTATACTCCGGGGCATACTGTGGGAAGTATCAGCTTTTATACGGAAGACCTCGCTGATAATGAGGCTTTTAAGAAGGCTGCCTTTACGGGAGATACCCTGTTTGCGGGAAGTGTGGGCAGGGTTGATTTACCTACAGGAAATGAAGACACAATGAAAAGGACGCTTAATGAAGTGATTAAGAAGCTGCCTCCTGATACAGCAGTATTTCCGGGGCATGGAGCTGCCACAACCATTGAAAGAGAGATAATGCATAATCCATATTTGAGATAG
- the hemZ gene encoding coproporphyrinogen dehydrogenase HemZ translates to MIEIRLEDASFEQDIRPLVRAFFSREDMKVIICDFEEPEKVDVTVSNFVLSVHNDEKLIEMWFKDDAKRTVRKKYEYSEVEEDRRLYKNELKKVLYAILKEYTKEELPWGTLTGIRPTKIACDYIEEGRSEDEVRKFYHEQYLCGEEKTELSIEIAKKENSLLREMDYKNGYSIYIGIPFCPTTCLYCSFTSYPIGTYKKKVGEYLKALFKEIDFASTILPHKKLTTLYIGGGTPTALSAEELEILIDYINTKFPMAGVKEFTVEAGRPDSITREKLKVMKRLGVKRMSINPQTMSDKTLKFIGRMHDAESVRTAFHMAREEGMEDINMDLIVGLPGESVKDTEYTLSEIKKLNPDDLTVHALAIKRAASLKLKLDELSDVIPMDTARQQELTYEYARENGYEPYYLYRQKNIADNLENVGYARPGKEGLYNVLIMEEKHPIIGLGAGSSCKFVFRDGGRIERTENVKFVMDYIERIDEMIERKRKFLEEFGEML, encoded by the coding sequence ATGATTGAAATCAGACTTGAAGACGCATCCTTTGAACAGGATATAAGGCCTTTGGTTCGAGCATTTTTTAGCAGGGAAGATATGAAGGTCATTATATGTGACTTTGAAGAGCCTGAGAAGGTAGATGTCACAGTTTCGAACTTTGTTTTGTCAGTTCACAATGATGAAAAACTGATAGAAATGTGGTTCAAAGATGATGCAAAGAGAACTGTCAGAAAAAAATATGAGTATAGCGAAGTTGAAGAGGATAGAAGATTATACAAAAACGAACTAAAAAAGGTACTATATGCTATACTAAAAGAATATACGAAAGAAGAGCTTCCTTGGGGGACTCTTACCGGAATCCGTCCGACTAAGATAGCCTGTGACTATATTGAAGAGGGTAGGTCTGAAGATGAAGTAAGAAAGTTTTACCACGAGCAGTATCTATGTGGAGAGGAGAAGACAGAGCTTTCTATAGAGATAGCTAAAAAGGAGAATTCTCTTTTAAGGGAAATGGATTATAAAAATGGATACAGCATTTATATAGGAATTCCATTTTGTCCAACTACCTGTCTATACTGTTCATTTACCTCTTATCCAATTGGTACATACAAGAAAAAGGTAGGAGAGTACTTAAAGGCGCTTTTCAAGGAAATAGATTTTGCATCTACAATCCTGCCTCATAAAAAGCTCACAACTCTCTACATAGGAGGAGGTACTCCCACCGCACTTTCTGCGGAGGAGTTAGAGATTCTAATTGACTACATCAATACGAAGTTTCCTATGGCAGGGGTTAAGGAATTTACCGTAGAAGCGGGAAGACCTGACAGCATTACGAGAGAGAAGCTTAAAGTAATGAAAAGGCTTGGCGTAAAGCGTATGTCCATCAACCCTCAGACCATGTCTGATAAAACACTTAAGTTCATAGGAAGGATGCACGATGCTGAGTCAGTAAGGACTGCCTTTCATATGGCTAGAGAAGAGGGGATGGAAGATATCAATATGGACCTCATTGTGGGGCTCCCGGGAGAGAGTGTAAAGGATACCGAATACACATTATCTGAGATAAAAAAGCTAAACCCTGATGATCTTACAGTACACGCACTTGCAATAAAGAGGGCGGCATCACTTAAGCTAAAGCTTGATGAACTTTCAGATGTCATCCCTATGGATACTGCAAGGCAGCAGGAGTTAACTTATGAATATGCAAGGGAAAACGGTTATGAGCCATATTATCTTTACAGGCAGAAAAATATAGCTGACAACCTTGAAAATGTAGGCTATGCAAGACCCGGTAAGGAAGGCCTCTACAACGTTCTTATTATGGAAGAAAAACACCCTATCATAGGACTTGGAGCAGGCTCGTCCTGTAAGTTTGTATTTAGGGATGGAGGTAGAATCGAGCGTACTGAAAATGTAAAATTTGTTATGGACTATATTGAACGAATTGATGAGATGATTGAGCGTAAAAGAAAATTTTTAGAAGAATTTGGAGAGATGCTATAA
- a CDS encoding HD-GYP domain-containing protein: MIKADINSGCKLSHEIVLEIDLDDLMKHGIVVSNLAEMVAKELGEPPEFVEKMAQAGLLHDIGKLRIANYLYGRKDGELKVEEIKYVRMHSVLSYGILKKQGYEHTILDAVLYHHENYDGSGYPNNLKGENIPLGARILRICDVFGALVAHRPYRDAFTVDKAIRLMIKEIKNYDMACFLALQRIVNSESFGKLSKIIEENKKSSKNIYQKTSVNLDLW, encoded by the coding sequence ATGATTAAAGCTGATATCAATTCAGGCTGTAAGCTGTCCCACGAAATTGTTTTAGAAATTGATTTGGATGACCTGATGAAACACGGTATAGTTGTAAGCAATCTGGCTGAAATGGTGGCAAAGGAGTTAGGAGAGCCTCCTGAATTTGTTGAAAAAATGGCTCAGGCAGGCCTTTTACACGATATAGGAAAGCTTCGCATAGCCAACTATCTCTATGGAAGGAAGGATGGAGAGCTAAAGGTTGAAGAAATTAAGTATGTAAGGATGCACTCCGTGCTAAGCTATGGTATACTAAAGAAACAGGGCTATGAGCATACCATACTTGATGCAGTTCTTTATCATCACGAGAACTATGACGGCTCTGGCTATCCTAACAACCTAAAAGGAGAAAACATACCGCTTGGAGCAAGAATACTTAGGATATGCGATGTATTCGGTGCTCTGGTAGCACACAGGCCTTATAGGGATGCCTTTACAGTAGATAAGGCGATTAGGCTTATGATAAAGGAGATTAAGAACTATGATATGGCTTGTTTTCTAGCCTTACAAAGGATAGTAAACAGCGAAAGCTTTGGTAAGCTTTCTAAGATAATAGAAGAAAACAAAAAGAGCAGCAAAAACATTTATCAAAAAACATCAGTCAATTTAGATTTGTGGTAA
- the hisS gene encoding histidine--tRNA ligase, whose translation MITNRPKGTQDWFGENMWKRTRIEAIARELCSAYNMGEIITPAFEHTVLFNRSVGDTTDVVQKEMYTFKDKGDREISLKPEGTAGTIRAYLENNLYALPQPIKMFYFTQAFRYERPQSGRLRQHHQFGVEFVGSPEPIVEVELITLISEFIKRIGLKDVKLHINSIGYGKCRKDYNDALVNYLKDYEDELCDDCKVRMKKNPLRVIDCKVPSCKAIVEKAPRTIDFLDEECREHFEKLKTMLSELGIPYEVDTGIVRGLDYYTKTVFEFVDKDGFTLCGGGRYDGLIKEIDGKQDIPAVGFGMGIERILYFLDKEGVNLGEMPHPKLYVGVMGDEVRGRAFEIVTRLRNKGIIVETDYLDRSVKAQMKYANKLGVDFAVVIGENEIESGVVMLKEMETGTQTEVNLKDLEAKFICG comes from the coding sequence ATGATTACAAACAGACCGAAGGGAACCCAGGACTGGTTTGGGGAAAATATGTGGAAACGCACCAGGATAGAAGCTATAGCAAGAGAGCTTTGCTCTGCTTACAATATGGGAGAGATAATTACTCCTGCATTTGAACATACGGTATTATTCAACAGAAGCGTGGGCGATACTACAGATGTAGTACAAAAAGAAATGTACACCTTTAAGGACAAGGGTGACAGAGAAATAAGCCTTAAGCCCGAAGGAACAGCGGGAACTATAAGGGCTTATCTTGAAAATAATCTCTATGCGCTTCCACAGCCTATCAAGATGTTCTACTTTACACAGGCTTTCAGATATGAGAGACCGCAGAGTGGCAGGCTTAGACAGCACCACCAGTTTGGAGTGGAGTTTGTAGGTTCTCCCGAGCCTATAGTTGAGGTTGAGCTTATTACCCTTATAAGCGAATTTATTAAAAGAATTGGCTTAAAGGATGTAAAGCTTCACATTAACAGCATAGGTTACGGAAAGTGTAGAAAGGATTACAATGATGCCCTTGTGAACTATCTAAAAGACTATGAAGATGAGCTTTGCGATGATTGTAAGGTGAGGATGAAGAAGAATCCTTTAAGAGTAATTGACTGTAAGGTACCAAGCTGTAAGGCTATAGTCGAGAAGGCTCCAAGGACAATCGACTTCCTTGATGAAGAGTGTAGGGAGCATTTTGAGAAATTAAAGACTATGCTAAGTGAGCTAGGCATCCCTTATGAAGTAGATACGGGGATAGTAAGAGGGCTTGACTACTACACTAAGACAGTATTTGAATTTGTGGATAAGGATGGCTTCACCCTCTGTGGAGGCGGAAGGTATGACGGACTTATCAAAGAAATAGACGGTAAGCAGGATATTCCTGCGGTTGGATTTGGTATGGGTATCGAGCGTATACTTTATTTTCTTGATAAAGAGGGAGTAAACCTCGGTGAAATGCCTCATCCTAAGCTATATGTGGGTGTAATGGGTGATGAAGTTAGAGGCAGGGCTTTTGAAATAGTTACAAGGCTTAGAAATAAGGGTATTATCGTGGAAACTGATTATCTCGACCGTTCGGTAAAGGCACAGATGAAGTATGCGAATAAGCTTGGAGTAGACTTTGCTGTGGTTATTGGTGAGAATGAGATAGAGAGTGGTGTAGTTATGCTAAAGGAAATGGAGACAGGGACCCAGACTGAAGTAAATCTAAAGGATTTGGAAGCAAAGTTTATTTGCGGATAA